A single region of the Lineus longissimus chromosome 14, tnLinLong1.2, whole genome shotgun sequence genome encodes:
- the LOC135499135 gene encoding uncharacterized protein LOC135499135: MGSSSSSSLKTQGVAALSSTNSTKQIINTDINNSSKPSKNIDKNKPLPAEETVVNPWPIQGKENSKIVEKRKNVETQTKSDTLKENSAPVRTQGDAEQSSKENEMKASKVSVKSASKVDVVARKKAEEKMVVTASMKEQADFNIALRLMCPLMAPDEIMKYSKLGVLRVQLLRALPPGGDLFKLLRGLRNLQELDVSHNDLGPQGFRALMLAMADNGTIKSLNVANNQTDVDSAKSIGIMLSSNRCLIDLDLSSNYLGKDFLSRSIGPALKVNKTLGSLKVESCGSTDLTVFLDGLLENSILTDLNLNHNEMGDKAHLGIGLAKCLKKPDCALQCLRLQNCGINAAGMKAIEGALRSNTSLHVINLAGNELSTQSSLMELLGTCLIHSNLEMLTLDDCRILDKGTVKSDSFSTFDAPSKMKLLSLSSLSLSDDAMGTFFKVTGAKLDQLENLNLSNNSVSVATLKTFQDVTTREDGSSSLESLHLCLNDVSYLPEFLSASNLHNLRVLNLRRARVKPTTVQDLAPSIQKLGISALILNGLKLSRTTALTEILGNGPNNPLELLSISSCALVDNDIKQIASAIKDGCQLQMLDASANRITDKGVADIVGALISMETHPLQLLDLSSNQITSSGAECLSGLFLEKKHSSCVHSLKLANNDIGSAGLVTLMKAVHPSSSLLCLSVNSQNANYDEDEMSEIYTSLALSLGFVFDANSEPRMHSSKLPPLYHGLVINLWNLGGDPGLLGKQLDSVAIATDYKQKHIPNLTLSDVLKISSVLKGSDEPDCLMSSEHWNMIIGADKEAPSWLQVDSLRDVAVYMTNLPPAVTQLKLEGFLEAEVDCSVKEVCLMKDPVLHQNNGSAWVLMMDAASVEKAVDFYESGLAQIIGQPFNMCRVQVKVDDCANTQAVAKAKAEVEQRLKKQEADEASHRQLIGRLYHESQARHEYRLKHPAYTDGRIW; this comes from the exons TGAACAATCCTCAAAAGAAAACGAGATGAAGGCATCTAAAGTTTCCGTCAAGTCCGCATCCAAGGTTGATGTTGTCGCCAGGAAGAAAGCTGAAGAAAAGATGGTTGTGACAGCGTCGATGAAAGAGCAGGCAGACTTCAATATTGCATTACGGTTAATGTGCCCCCTGATGGCCCCagatgaaatcatgaaatattcCAAGCTGGGTGTGCTGCGTGTTCAGCTTCTGAGGGCattgccccctggtggtgacCTATTCAAGTTGCTGAGAGGTCTTCGTAATCTGCAAGAGCTGGATGTGTCCCATAACGATCTTGGACCACAGGGTTTCCGAGCCCTCATGTTGGCCATGGCTGATAATGGAACAATCAAATCACTAAATGTGGCAAATAATCAAACAGATGTAGACTCCGCT AAATCGATTGGTATCATGCTGTCTTCCAATCGTTGTctcattgaccttgacctcagcaGCAACTACCTGGGCAAGGATTTCCTGTCACGGAGTATTGGACCCGCCCTCAAGGTCAACAAGACGCTGGGGTCGCTGAAGGTGGAGAGTTGTGGGTCGACAGACTTGACCGTGTTTCTAGACGGATTGTTGGAGAACTCGATATTGACTGACCTGAATCTCAACCATAATGAGATGGGAGATAAGGCACATTTAG GTATTGGTCTTGCAAAATGTCTCAAGAAGCCAGATTGTGCCTTGCAGTGTCTACGCCTGCAAAACTGTGGTATCAACGCTGCTGGTATGAAAGCAATAGAGGGCGCTCTGAGAAGCAATACATCACTGCATGTAATCAACCTGGCTGGCAACGAG CTCTCCACCCAGAGTTCGTTGATGGAGTTACTAGGCACGTGTCTGATACATTCCAACCTTGAGATGTTAACCCTCGATGATTGTCGGATTCTGGACAAGGGCACAGTCAAGTCAG ATTCTTTCTCTACGTTTGATGCACCGTCCAAGATGAAGTTGCTGAGCCTGTCCAGCCTCTCTCTCTCAGATGATGCCATGGGGACcttcttcaaggtcacaggAGCAAAGCTTGACCAACTGGAAAACCTCAACTTATCAAACAATTCAGTTTCTGTGGCAACGttaaaaacattccaagacGTGACGACGAGGGAAGATGGCAGTAGCAGCCTTGAGAGTTTACATCTCTGCCTCAATGATGTGTCTTATCTGCCCGAGTTCTTATCTGCGTCAAATCTTCACAATCTGCGAGTCCTAAATCTACGACGTGCTCGGGTCAAACCAACAACAGTCCAGGATCTGGCACCCTCCATCCAAAAGCTTGGAATCTCAGCGTTAATCTTGAATGGCCTTAAGTTATCGAGGACGACTGCTCTCACTGAGATTCTAG GCAACGGCCCAAACAACCCCCTGGAACTTCTTTCCATCTCGTCATGTGCCCTTGTTGACAACGATATCAAACAGATCGCCAGCgcaatcaaagatggctgccaactGCAGATGCTCGATGCAAGCGCCAATAGAATCACAGATAAAGGTGTGGCGGACATTGTTGGAGCTCTCATCTCAATGGAGACACATCCGTTGCAACTGTTAGACCTGTCTTCCAATCAGATCACCTCCTCTGGAGCAGAATGTTTGTCAGGTCTGTTCCTGGAGAAGAAACACTCGAGCTGCGTACACAGCTTGAAACTAGCAAATAATGACATCG GTTCTGCTGGTCTGGTCACCTTGATGAAGGCTGTCCACCCCTCCTCCTCCCTGCTGTGTCTCTCCGTCAACTCACAGAATGCTAACTATGATGAAGACGAAATGAGCGAGATTTACACGAGCCTTGCTCTGTCACTTG GATTTGTATTCGACGCAAACTCTGAGCCCAGGATGCACAGCAGCAAGTTACCTCCACTCTATCACGGTCTGGTTATCAATCTATGGAATCTGGGAGGTGACCCAGGCCTGCTTGGAAAGCAACTTGATAGTGTTGCCATAGCAACTGACTACAAACAGAAACACATTCCAAATTTGACACTGTCCGACGTTTTGAAGATTTCGTCCGTTCTCAAGGGTTCAG ATGAACCCGACTGCCTGATGTCAAGTGAGCACTGGAACATGATAATCGGAGCAGATAAAGAGGCGCCATCCTGGCTGCAAGTGGACTCGCTGCGAGATGTGGCCGTCTACATGACTAACCTTCCACCAGCCGTGACGCAACTCAAGCTGGAGGGATTCTTGGAGGCTGAAGTAGATTGCTCAGTGAAAGAAGTCTGTCTCATGAAG GATCCAGTCCTGCATCAGAACAATGGATCGGCTTGGGTTTTGATGATGGACGCTGCATCCGTCGAGAAAGCCGTTGATTTCTACGAGAGTGGTCTGGCGCAGATCATTGGGCAGCCATTCAACATGTGCCGGGTTCAGGTCAAGGTTGATGACTGCGCTAACACCCAGGCCGTCGCCAAGGCAAA GGCCGAGGTTGAACAGCGACTGAAGAAGCAGGAGGCTGACGAAGCTAGTCACAGGCAGCTGATTGGTCGTTTATATCACGAGTCTCAAGCAAGGCACGAATATCGTCTCAAACATCCTGCATATACTGATGGGAGGATTTGGTGA